In the genome of Saprospira sp. CCB-QB6, one region contains:
- a CDS encoding peroxiredoxin-like family protein: MKSFQEKMAALQKTLEGRMPADYIQIMHKATADLRASGIQEGVLKVGDKFPAFTLKNQDGLPIHSVDILKKGPILFTFYRGIWCPYCNMDLGYLQQNEEKLTGLGVQLFAISPELPEFLQKTKQQQKLGFDLLHDFKSELGQELGLRFSLPTDLKALYANQFKIDLDKHQGHSDWTLPIPARFLVDQNSVIQYVETNPDYTTRPALDAVYALDFLKTK, from the coding sequence ATGAAAAGTTTTCAAGAAAAAATGGCTGCTCTCCAAAAAACTTTAGAGGGCAGAATGCCTGCAGATTACATCCAAATTATGCATAAGGCCACTGCAGATTTGCGGGCTTCGGGGATTCAGGAAGGGGTATTAAAAGTTGGGGATAAGTTTCCTGCTTTCACCCTAAAGAATCAAGATGGTTTACCTATTCATAGTGTAGATATTTTGAAAAAAGGACCTATACTATTTACTTTTTATAGAGGTATTTGGTGTCCTTACTGTAATATGGATTTAGGGTATTTGCAACAAAATGAAGAAAAGCTAACCGGATTGGGTGTACAGCTTTTTGCTATATCTCCAGAGCTTCCAGAGTTTTTGCAAAAAACTAAACAGCAGCAAAAGCTAGGGTTTGATTTGCTGCATGACTTTAAGAGTGAATTAGGGCAGGAGTTGGGACTTCGGTTTTCTCTACCCACTGACTTAAAGGCATTATATGCCAACCAATTTAAGATTGACTTGGATAAACATCAGGGGCATTCTGACTGGACGCTACCTATCCCTGCCCGTTTTTTAGTGGACCAAAATAGTGTTATTCAATATGTGGAAACTAATCCTGATTATACAACTCGCCCAGCTCTAGATGCTGTATATGCATTAGATTTTTTAAAAACTAAATGA
- a CDS encoding RDD family protein, whose amino-acid sequence MAPPNLSPPETSHRIASFIFDLLFLAILTGFISFYLIEETSLDRSIHRFWQFSRSDEEIMLIWIIHLGIALGYHFVLEQSNWQASAAKRLFSLRLVNLQGEKPTNKQLILRLLIKGFLLNLGLLAVFLAEENALPFFLFYYLGLFSLNLVILSNNKEKRAIPELLTGLRWVRNK is encoded by the coding sequence ATGGCGCCCCCCAACTTAAGCCCTCCAGAAACGAGTCATCGCATTGCCTCCTTTATATTTGACCTCCTCTTTTTAGCTATTTTGACCGGATTTATTAGCTTTTACCTAATCGAAGAAACTAGTTTAGACAGAAGTATTCATCGGTTCTGGCAGTTTTCCCGATCTGATGAAGAAATTATGTTGATCTGGATTATTCATCTTGGTATTGCCTTAGGCTATCATTTTGTTTTGGAACAAAGCAACTGGCAAGCGTCTGCGGCCAAGCGCTTATTTTCCCTTCGCTTGGTCAATCTGCAAGGAGAAAAACCAACCAACAAACAGCTCATTTTGCGGCTGCTCATTAAAGGCTTTTTGCTCAACTTAGGCCTATTGGCTGTTTTTCTAGCTGAGGAGAATGCTCTCCCCTTCTTTCTCTTCTACTATTTGGGTTTATTCTCCCTCAATTTGGTCATTTTGTCTAATAATAAAGAAAAACGAGCTATCCCAGAGCTCTTAACGGGCCTACGTTGGGTGAGAAACAAATAA
- a CDS encoding LysR family transcriptional regulator, translating to MNLQFVKYFVLLAESKSFTLAAKRAHVVQSTFSSGIKKLEEQLNCLLFFRDKRNVFLTTEGQELLPKAKKLLANWEEMQTFKEKTSRQVLKLGLSPDLDFTAILPLIKQFHKRYPTYEVQLVEKSCVLELLETLKKNEIHALFSKMTLSIEHIQQKLIREDPLGLAVPLNHPFAKLPQVDVRLLHQSNFIERSNCSKRDEILDFFQSHQIKINTVFKAKGDEMARALVSAGLGISLIPVLEKTPKSYHIIPLKAANFKRKIFLQWAKDSLAPPLKYFLEEVQFFQEQLALV from the coding sequence ATGAATCTACAATTTGTCAAATACTTTGTCCTCTTAGCCGAAAGTAAGAGCTTTACCCTGGCCGCAAAACGAGCACATGTTGTGCAGTCCACCTTCTCATCAGGCATCAAAAAATTGGAAGAGCAGCTCAACTGCCTTCTGTTCTTCAGAGATAAAAGAAATGTATTCCTTACTACAGAGGGGCAAGAACTCTTGCCCAAAGCAAAAAAACTGTTGGCCAATTGGGAAGAGATGCAAACATTTAAAGAAAAAACAAGTCGGCAAGTACTAAAATTAGGCCTTAGCCCAGACCTTGACTTTACAGCCATTCTACCCCTCATCAAGCAATTTCACAAACGTTACCCAACATATGAGGTCCAATTAGTAGAAAAAAGCTGCGTGCTGGAGCTTCTAGAAACGCTAAAAAAGAATGAAATTCATGCCCTCTTCAGCAAAATGACTCTTTCCATAGAGCATATTCAGCAAAAACTCATTAGAGAAGACCCCCTAGGTCTAGCCGTTCCACTAAATCACCCTTTTGCCAAACTCCCTCAGGTAGATGTTCGCCTCTTGCATCAATCTAACTTTATTGAACGAAGCAATTGTAGCAAAAGAGATGAAATTCTAGACTTCTTCCAAAGCCACCAAATCAAAATCAATACTGTGTTTAAAGCCAAAGGCGACGAAATGGCTAGGGCTTTAGTTAGCGCAGGCCTCGGCATTTCCTTAATTCCCGTTTTAGAGAAAACACCAAAAAGCTACCATATTATTCCACTCAAAGCCGCTAATTTCAAACGTAAGATATTTCTTCAATGGGCAAAGGATAGCCTCGCGCCCCCACTCAAATATTTTTTAGAAGAAGTGCAGTTTTTTCAAGAGCAGTTGGCTTTAGTTTGA
- the fabG gene encoding 3-oxoacyl-[acyl-carrier-protein] reductase encodes MKLLAGKVALVTGGSRGIGAAIVKKFAEQGAHVAFTYRSSAEQAEALAKEAEALSEGIKVIGYQSDAADFDQAAQLIKDIVKEFGQIDVLVNNAGITRDNLLLRMNEQQWDEVITTNLKSVFNLCKQVSRPMLKARKGSIINITSIVGVNGNPGQANYAASKAGMIGFTKSLAYEMGSRNIRCNAIAPGFIATEMTDELSEELKEQMIKNTALQRLGQAEEIANVCLFLASDLSSYVTGDTLMVTGGMR; translated from the coding sequence ATGAAACTTTTAGCTGGAAAAGTAGCCCTAGTTACTGGTGGCTCCAGAGGAATCGGCGCCGCTATCGTGAAAAAATTTGCCGAGCAAGGCGCTCATGTGGCCTTTACTTACCGCTCTTCTGCCGAGCAGGCGGAAGCCTTGGCCAAAGAGGCCGAAGCCCTTTCTGAAGGGATTAAGGTCATTGGATACCAATCTGATGCTGCCGATTTTGATCAGGCTGCTCAACTGATTAAAGATATCGTGAAAGAGTTTGGCCAAATCGATGTATTGGTCAATAATGCGGGCATCACTCGCGATAATCTTCTTCTTCGCATGAATGAGCAACAATGGGATGAGGTCATCACCACCAACCTCAAATCGGTTTTCAATTTGTGCAAACAAGTGAGCCGCCCCATGCTCAAAGCCCGCAAAGGAAGCATTATCAATATTACTTCTATTGTGGGGGTTAATGGAAATCCTGGCCAAGCCAACTATGCCGCCTCTAAGGCGGGCATGATCGGTTTTACCAAATCTTTGGCCTACGAAATGGGCTCTAGAAATATCCGCTGTAACGCCATTGCCCCTGGTTTTATCGCTACCGAAATGACCGACGAACTCAGTGAGGAGCTCAAAGAGCAAATGATTAAGAATACGGCCCTACAACGCCTTGGCCAAGCCGAAGAAATTGCCAATGTTTGCCTTTTCTTGGCCTCTGACCTCTCTTCTTATGTAACTGGCGATACCCTAATGGTAACTGGCGGAATGCGCTAG
- a CDS encoding choice-of-anchor B family protein, whose amino-acid sequence MKIAQNQRAFSSLLTKEATSKSLNENQLFMQYKLTLVFLALAFGLQAQTNYGLNLLSNFDYAEDGNDIWGWVHPTTGVEYALMGTKEKTSIVSLANPAAPVEVQAITGANSIWRDIKTWGNYAYVTTDQGSDGLLIIDLSGLPNNISYNFWKPELSINNDTDTLLRAHNIYIDESGYAYIAGSNISNGEPFFLDLNANPALPTLAGYVPPIYAHDVYARGDTLWTSDIYVGEFTGYDVSNKANPIALGSQSTPDNFTHNTWISDDGNTLFTTDERANAYIGSYDISDMSDIVELDRWQPYETIGDGVIPHNVHVKDEFLIISYYTDGIIVVDAQRPDNLVEVAKYDTYTGQNTGFFGCWGAYPFFSSGKILAADINTGLYVFDANYQRACWLEGLVTDSITGNPIFGAHVEINNTAVFDDSRISGEYKTGYGVAGTYNVTFSKSGYFPKTVSVNLAHGQVSQENVELLPMPSFSFSGQVLDSVSGTALANAIVELKSPDFNYSVTTDNSGNFSIPTMFQADYDILVGKWGHHTKLISQNLNANTGQLTVELVQGYRDEFALDLGWTTSSTAISGDWARANSEGLNYNGSPATPDGDLSFDIGNLCYITGDQNNGAVGGDDIDGGDVVLRSPNFDVLNYGDAHINFYAWFYNGGGSGTPDDSMVVTLHNGLNSAVLAVYTNTNGWTSLQSFRIADYLPPVNNMWIEVLAFDRNTGHLAEGAFDLFSVVDSSATGLNTIPQKLANSSLKVQPNPANGPFTLRLEQPLTEDQMIQVYNSLGQLIEQRKLAAGQQQLEMGAHWPTGTYYLRLGQEKAILLQKLD is encoded by the coding sequence ATGAAAATAGCCCAGAATCAAAGGGCTTTTAGTAGTTTGTTGACGAAAGAAGCAACAAGCAAATCATTAAACGAAAACCAACTTTTTATGCAGTACAAATTGACGCTGGTCTTTTTGGCCTTAGCTTTTGGCTTGCAAGCCCAGACGAATTATGGACTCAATCTACTGTCCAATTTTGATTATGCCGAGGATGGCAATGATATTTGGGGCTGGGTTCATCCCACAACAGGGGTAGAATATGCCTTGATGGGCACCAAAGAAAAAACCTCTATTGTGAGTTTGGCCAACCCTGCAGCTCCCGTAGAAGTGCAGGCGATTACTGGGGCCAACTCTATTTGGCGAGATATTAAAACCTGGGGCAATTATGCTTATGTGACTACCGATCAGGGCAGTGACGGTTTGTTGATCATTGACCTTTCGGGACTTCCGAACAACATTAGCTATAATTTCTGGAAGCCCGAACTGAGCATTAACAACGATACGGATACACTTCTTCGGGCACATAATATCTATATTGATGAAAGCGGTTACGCTTATATTGCAGGTAGTAATATCTCTAATGGAGAGCCCTTCTTTTTGGACCTCAATGCCAATCCCGCCCTACCTACTTTAGCGGGTTATGTGCCCCCTATCTATGCGCACGATGTCTATGCTAGAGGCGACACCCTCTGGACCTCAGATATTTATGTTGGAGAATTTACCGGTTATGATGTGAGCAACAAAGCCAATCCCATTGCTCTAGGTAGCCAATCTACTCCAGATAACTTTACGCATAATACCTGGATTTCTGATGATGGCAATACCCTTTTTACCACCGATGAGCGAGCCAACGCCTATATTGGCAGCTATGATATTTCTGATATGAGTGATATTGTGGAGCTAGATCGCTGGCAGCCCTATGAAACTATTGGCGATGGCGTGATCCCTCATAATGTGCATGTCAAAGATGAGTTTTTGATTATCTCTTATTATACCGATGGAATTATTGTCGTGGATGCTCAGCGCCCCGACAACCTCGTAGAGGTCGCAAAATACGATACCTATACAGGGCAAAATACCGGTTTCTTTGGCTGTTGGGGGGCTTATCCCTTCTTTAGCTCAGGAAAAATCTTAGCCGCAGATATCAATACTGGCCTTTATGTCTTTGATGCCAACTACCAAAGAGCTTGTTGGTTAGAAGGCTTGGTCACGGATAGCATCACAGGCAATCCTATTTTTGGCGCCCATGTAGAAATCAATAATACCGCTGTTTTTGATGATTCTCGCATCTCTGGAGAATATAAAACAGGTTATGGCGTAGCGGGAACCTATAACGTCACCTTTAGTAAATCTGGTTATTTCCCCAAAACAGTTTCGGTCAATTTGGCCCATGGGCAAGTTTCTCAAGAGAATGTAGAGTTATTACCTATGCCTTCTTTCAGCTTTTCAGGACAAGTCCTAGACTCTGTTAGTGGCACAGCCCTAGCCAATGCTATTGTAGAACTAAAATCTCCTGATTTTAACTATAGTGTTACTACCGATAATAGCGGTAACTTCAGCATTCCCACTATGTTTCAAGCAGATTATGATATCCTTGTGGGTAAATGGGGGCATCATACCAAGCTCATTAGCCAAAATCTCAATGCCAATACGGGCCAACTGACCGTAGAATTGGTCCAAGGTTACCGCGATGAGTTTGCCTTAGATTTAGGCTGGACGACTAGCTCTACCGCTATCTCTGGAGACTGGGCCCGCGCCAATTCTGAAGGCCTTAACTATAACGGTAGCCCCGCTACCCCTGATGGCGACCTCAGCTTTGATATCGGCAATCTTTGCTATATCACTGGCGACCAAAATAATGGCGCCGTTGGCGGCGATGATATTGATGGCGGCGATGTTGTTCTTCGCTCTCCCAATTTTGATGTCTTAAATTATGGCGACGCTCATATTAACTTCTATGCCTGGTTCTATAATGGTGGCGGAAGCGGAACGCCTGACGATTCGATGGTCGTGACGCTACACAATGGGCTTAACTCTGCTGTTTTGGCTGTTTATACTAATACAAATGGCTGGACCAGCCTGCAGAGCTTCCGCATTGCCGATTATCTGCCTCCCGTTAATAATATGTGGATCGAAGTTTTGGCTTTTGATCGCAATACTGGACACCTTGCCGAAGGCGCTTTTGATCTCTTTTCTGTGGTCGATTCTTCTGCGACTGGATTAAATACTATTCCTCAAAAATTAGCCAATAGCAGCTTAAAGGTCCAGCCCAACCCCGCCAATGGTCCCTTTACACTCCGCCTAGAACAGCCCTTAACAGAAGATCAAATGATTCAAGTCTACAACAGCTTGGGCCAATTGATCGAGCAACGAAAACTAGCTGCTGGTCAACAACAACTAGAAATGGGCGCTCATTGGCCAACAGGAACCTACTATCTCCGTTTGGGCCAAGAAAAAGCCATCTTGCTCCAAAAACTAGATTAA
- a CDS encoding NAD(P)H-dependent oxidoreductase — protein MKNVLIINAHQPYPFSEGRLNASFCEIAASFFSEKGYQLKFSKTAERYEVEEEIEKHLWADIVFLQAPINWMGMPWSFKKYMDDVYTAGMMGKLCNNDGRTAADPKKNYGTGGNLSESKYMISISFNAPKEAFDNQEEYLFQGKSVDDLLFPQHANFRFFGMRGLPTFASFDVMKNPTIEDDFKRFRKHLDSYI, from the coding sequence ATGAAAAATGTACTTATAATCAATGCACATCAGCCTTATCCTTTTTCTGAAGGGCGATTAAATGCTAGTTTTTGCGAAATAGCTGCCTCTTTTTTCAGTGAAAAAGGATACCAGCTAAAGTTTAGCAAAACAGCAGAGCGCTATGAAGTAGAGGAAGAAATAGAAAAGCATCTTTGGGCAGATATTGTTTTTTTACAAGCCCCTATAAATTGGATGGGAATGCCCTGGAGCTTCAAAAAATATATGGACGATGTATATACTGCTGGAATGATGGGGAAGTTGTGTAATAACGATGGACGAACGGCAGCTGATCCTAAGAAAAATTATGGTACGGGAGGAAATCTATCGGAAAGCAAATACATGATTTCTATTAGCTTTAATGCACCCAAAGAGGCCTTTGATAATCAAGAAGAATATCTTTTTCAGGGCAAATCTGTTGATGATTTATTGTTTCCCCAGCATGCTAATTTTCGCTTTTTTGGCATGAGAGGCTTGCCTACTTTTGCCAGTTTTGATGTAATGAAGAATCCCACTATTGAAGACGACTTTAAGCGCTTTCGCAAACACCTAGACAGCTATATCTAA
- the murA gene encoding UDP-N-acetylglucosamine 1-carboxyvinyltransferase, which produces MSKSASFLVEGNAQLSGSIRPQGAKNEALQVICAVLLTAEKVSISNIPNIRDVVRLIELLQGLGVEVEKVSDNRYSFKAENIDLDYLQTQEFVQKASSIRGSVMIMGPLLARFGKAVLPKPGGDKIGRRRMDTHLNGLQYLNVDYRYVREEHIFLLETEGLKGNFILMEEISVTGTANVLMAASMAQGVTTIYNAACEPYLQQLAKMLNSMGARITGLGSNRLIVEGVDQLYGTGHRCLPDMIEIGSFIGLAAMTKSAITIEQARVDMLGNILPTFERFGIQLEIQGDDIHVPAQDIYEIQNFIDGSVLNVYDSPWPGFPPDLMSILLVVATQARGSVLIHQKMFESRLFFVDKLIDMGAQIILCDPHRATVIGLERKSQLKGIEMTSPDIRAGVSLLIAALSAKGNSLIHQIHQIDRGYERIDERLNALGANIQRIEQ; this is translated from the coding sequence ATGTCTAAATCAGCATCTTTTTTAGTAGAGGGCAATGCCCAATTATCGGGCAGCATTCGCCCACAAGGCGCCAAAAACGAGGCCCTACAAGTGATTTGTGCCGTATTGCTGACGGCCGAAAAAGTAAGCATTAGCAATATTCCCAATATTCGGGATGTGGTCCGTCTAATTGAGCTTTTGCAAGGCTTGGGCGTAGAAGTGGAAAAAGTGAGTGATAACCGCTACAGCTTCAAAGCCGAAAATATTGATCTAGATTATTTGCAGACCCAAGAATTTGTGCAAAAAGCCAGTAGCATTCGGGGTTCTGTGATGATTATGGGGCCTCTTTTGGCCCGTTTTGGCAAGGCCGTTTTGCCCAAACCTGGAGGCGATAAAATTGGTCGCCGCCGTATGGATACCCACCTCAATGGCCTACAATATTTGAATGTAGACTATCGCTATGTGCGCGAGGAGCATATCTTTTTGCTCGAAACCGAAGGCCTCAAAGGCAATTTCATCCTGATGGAGGAGATTTCGGTAACGGGTACGGCCAATGTTTTGATGGCGGCGAGTATGGCCCAAGGGGTGACCACCATTTACAATGCCGCCTGCGAGCCTTATCTACAACAATTGGCCAAAATGCTCAATAGTATGGGGGCCAGAATTACGGGCTTGGGTTCTAACCGCTTGATCGTAGAGGGCGTGGACCAACTTTATGGTACGGGCCACCGCTGCCTGCCCGACATGATTGAAATTGGGAGCTTTATCGGCCTAGCGGCTATGACCAAATCGGCCATTACGATTGAGCAAGCCCGAGTAGATATGCTCGGCAATATTTTGCCCACTTTTGAGCGCTTTGGCATCCAACTCGAAATCCAAGGCGATGATATTCATGTGCCCGCCCAAGATATTTACGAGATCCAAAACTTTATTGATGGCTCGGTCCTCAATGTTTACGACTCGCCCTGGCCCGGCTTTCCGCCCGACCTGATGAGCATTTTGTTGGTGGTGGCCACTCAGGCTAGAGGCAGCGTGCTCATTCATCAAAAAATGTTTGAAAGCCGCCTCTTTTTTGTCGATAAACTTATCGATATGGGTGCTCAAATCATTCTTTGCGACCCGCATCGCGCCACAGTAATTGGCTTAGAGCGCAAATCTCAGCTCAAGGGCATTGAGATGACCTCTCCCGATATTCGCGCGGGGGTGTCTTTGCTCATTGCGGCCCTCTCGGCCAAAGGCAACAGCTTGATCCATCAAATCCATCAAATTGATCGGGGATATGAGCGGATTGATGAGCGCTTGAATGCCTTGGGAGCAAACATTCAACGGATTGAACAATAG
- a CDS encoding type IX secretion system plug protein, producing MRYLSLAFLLLFGLQNLLAQDDYVISDLQYTDYIYRDFVASCRFYPDDSEVDYPIIQLGSSSKLILEFDDLEADNKDYNYKVIHCDRNWQPSEDIDPLDYIDGFQENRFYESLSSFGTRTEYLHYNLELPNDDVKWTKSGNYLLLVYLNNDEEDLVLSRRFVVYEPQMNVQVTTRRSAIPPYGQTHQELSCQLQHAGMNVTNPNQDIKLTVIQNWNWPQALKNLEPTFVEEEVIHFDRQGQIVFPGQREFRPLDIRSFRHRGPQVQNLARTNEGFELLLFPEKERKYSPYLFTNDLNGKFIIASYDADNPEERGEYGQLFFQFISPEYPDARVFVYGGFSDFKAYPQYELNYNSEKGQYEGILLFKNGFYDYGYGLLRNGEKQLDQEELEGNRFETENDYLFLVYYRPFGGRYDQVVAFQKASSTHR from the coding sequence ATGCGCTATTTATCGCTCGCTTTTCTTCTCCTTTTTGGCCTGCAAAACTTGTTGGCCCAAGATGATTATGTCATCTCTGACCTTCAATATACCGATTATATTTATCGAGATTTTGTGGCCTCTTGCCGCTTTTATCCCGATGACTCTGAAGTGGATTATCCCATCATTCAACTAGGGAGCTCCAGCAAATTGATCCTCGAATTTGATGATCTAGAGGCAGATAATAAAGATTATAACTATAAAGTTATTCACTGCGATCGCAACTGGCAACCTTCTGAGGATATTGATCCTCTCGATTATATCGACGGTTTTCAAGAGAACCGCTTTTATGAAAGCCTCAGCTCTTTTGGAACCCGCACAGAGTATCTGCACTATAACTTAGAACTGCCCAATGATGATGTCAAATGGACCAAATCAGGAAATTACCTGCTCTTGGTTTACCTCAATAATGATGAGGAAGATCTTGTCCTTAGCCGCCGTTTTGTGGTCTATGAACCCCAAATGAATGTGCAAGTCACTACCCGCCGATCAGCTATTCCACCCTACGGCCAAACACATCAAGAACTTAGCTGCCAACTCCAACATGCAGGCATGAATGTAACCAACCCCAATCAAGATATCAAATTGACGGTGATTCAAAACTGGAACTGGCCCCAAGCCCTCAAAAATCTAGAACCTACCTTTGTCGAAGAAGAAGTGATCCATTTCGATCGCCAAGGTCAAATCGTTTTCCCTGGCCAAAGAGAATTTCGCCCACTCGATATCCGCAGCTTCCGCCACCGTGGCCCACAGGTCCAAAACCTAGCCCGCACCAACGAAGGCTTTGAGCTGCTGCTCTTTCCCGAAAAAGAACGAAAATATAGCCCTTACCTTTTTACCAATGACCTCAACGGTAAGTTTATCATCGCCTCCTACGATGCCGATAATCCCGAAGAAAGAGGCGAATATGGCCAGCTCTTTTTCCAATTCATCAGCCCAGAATACCCCGATGCCCGCGTTTTTGTCTATGGCGGCTTTTCCGACTTCAAGGCCTATCCCCAATACGAGCTCAACTACAATAGCGAAAAAGGCCAATACGAAGGCATCCTCCTCTTTAAAAATGGCTTCTATGATTATGGCTACGGCCTGCTCCGAAACGGCGAAAAGCAATTGGACCAAGAAGAATTGGAGGGCAATCGCTTTGAAACCGAAAATGATTACCTATTTTTAGTCTATTACCGCCCCTTTGGCGGCCGCTACGATCAAGTGGTGGCCTTCCAAAAAGCTAGTTCTACACATAGATAG
- a CDS encoding ion transporter has translation MSVPTNKKSLRRHIFDVIDLDQEDSSMPAMIFETAITILIILSILAIIAESFINYRYEGNLVDWIERSQQNKIISHYFSLFENTTLIIFTAEFSLRLLTADFKYPEEKSFGAAAWRFFKSSGGLIDFLAISPFLFQLAHVDFRFLRALKISRLLRVLKLSSLTRSIVIVGDVFIDKRNELGITLFVTFVMLLVSSTLMWYVEGNVQPKAFPNIIATFWWAIATLTTVGYGDVFPITSAGKLLSGVIAILGIGIVALPAGILSSAFIERLERDPNMSLDDQPQPTQANKTTTPETTTSCSQQFGQKFKFCPYCGQSLDEDGQHSA, from the coding sequence ATGAGCGTACCTACTAATAAGAAAAGCCTGAGACGGCATATCTTCGATGTTATTGATTTAGATCAAGAAGATTCAAGCATGCCCGCCATGATTTTTGAAACGGCAATTACAATACTTATCATTCTTAGTATTTTAGCCATTATTGCCGAGTCATTTATCAACTACCGCTATGAAGGCAATCTTGTAGACTGGATTGAGCGAAGCCAACAAAACAAAATCATTAGCCACTACTTTTCCCTCTTCGAGAATACTACGCTAATCATTTTTACCGCAGAATTTTCCCTCCGTTTATTAACTGCCGATTTTAAGTATCCAGAAGAAAAATCTTTTGGCGCAGCCGCCTGGCGTTTCTTTAAATCTAGTGGCGGCCTGATCGACTTTTTAGCGATTTCGCCCTTTCTCTTCCAATTGGCTCATGTCGATTTCCGCTTCCTCCGCGCCCTGAAAATTTCCCGCCTGCTCCGTGTACTCAAACTGAGCTCGCTCACCCGCTCTATCGTTATCGTTGGCGATGTATTCATTGATAAACGCAACGAATTGGGCATCACGCTCTTTGTTACTTTTGTTATGCTGCTGGTCTCTTCAACCCTGATGTGGTACGTAGAAGGCAATGTCCAACCCAAAGCGTTCCCCAATATTATCGCCACTTTTTGGTGGGCCATTGCTACCCTAACTACTGTGGGCTATGGCGATGTTTTTCCCATCACTTCCGCAGGCAAACTCCTCTCTGGCGTGATCGCAATCCTAGGGATCGGTATCGTTGCCCTACCCGCCGGTATCCTCTCTTCAGCCTTTATCGAACGCCTAGAACGCGACCCCAATATGAGCCTAGATGATCAACCCCAACCCACTCAAGCCAATAAAACAACAACCCCAGAAACAACAACTAGTTGTAGCCAACAGTTTGGCCAAAAGTTTAAGTTTTGCCCCTATTGCGGCCAATCCCTAGATGAAGATGGACAACATTCCGCCTAA